The following coding sequences lie in one Asterias amurensis chromosome 18, ASM3211899v1 genomic window:
- the LOC139950666 gene encoding uncharacterized protein, whose product MAEGGRSQSVITSHKDEPIRRSESDRTRSERTLVSFESFESTTMLPDCRGWLMETESRKQFWCVAASRMLGLFSSPEADEPIKVLTLTNFQVETFINDVDTSINGADYSVSNDKHGSSIAASIPRKQEYAIALKPLSKGVEQHLFLVPSEEEHLLWRKALRASCPSKVPACSRRDKMLKQKKISFEEPCRTDSGLGDDLEPPLDHRKRESGDSKIQEPRSFINGAVDYENRSDLVSSRGSSFVSSVATLDDLADSNSTSDSSTSVGNNSAVNISEFDFPDVETSSCGRQSLNDSVFLGTSQELDLNQWSDSKDTDCFTSDGDSLPNSPHPRPTSSSMSSAGDFTDGPCRPPSDQSKTMISKVSKLVQRVAHMRRPRSNSSLTLAQIPDSKMSGPMRKKGKLRWYVLSGTSLYCFKSNSKDEESEVIYDLSSYTVALATEEKEDNRSICVLKLTHSSGKKVLFTINNMETAQLWFNYTQDAIETSTSKSRSDSQRSTSSNPESQGLERNRLSRQSFEDGYGFFERQSSLRCVKDALQKDALQKDALQNAVADSPKVTKQDSSSGSSGCNEENREGGSLSDHESVTPPATHWASSEDLSSSVEFTEKKSHPAIRFIMKRSSKYQLLSKRSLRQMPIPAADIVDPTMTGLLSVYVQNKGSWKKYWTVLKDDWLYFYKRPSDTSTSDIIDIPRYTIQQERRMADSTPLTQQRFIFSVTDEDGSDRAILMADTEKDTRAWMNKLKSQAKQRRSTTLDGLNLESGQSALLHTSDSHSKPQKWQTNQAEIHKQRLLHELVLQQNQGGQQRAADPSKSELENPEVTKKRAEILTKYQKANDNEEEEQVRLMTLLNRRRMSAQVKKDVLERTMASRAKKRMERIGSVEEASMEEQIRTLNARLAGIEAEMHAKSFQKRSRVQSLKDKEDLELQLLEQKERLSRYRLKTHDALQSTSDLNSTLEEMDEDTADCGEDSAESPKRRESPSLLEGKDDERDCRDRTLGEKASQRLSPSVQRKNADDDSQTDKSPNTRRRRLLPLLPDKAEPKLNSAEGKGDVPGRSSHQQETLSRTWEKSPSVNRKSLSELDYLRQRSLSDVLERKSPSPTHSRKISVEARLLPDTNNVTTSKLEATHRSDSVPHLPQASPEVRRGLRTMKHSVSSSDMSHAITKSPGQRRGKEHHGTGAQSSPKPRRKISVPIRMPSMDNFFSSSSTKGNKDKVRKISSHSSLSNITKGTYKVLPQNGDTRSLSSSSSSIHLSTPTSSGSPDINGNMHHRGKGHGGQVEEIDPEVLRDIEEFEMMARKALRDAGWTFRM is encoded by the exons ATGGCTGAGGGTGGGAGGAGCCAATCAGTGATAACCTCTCACAAAGACGAGCCAATCAGACGCTCAGAGAGTGATAGAACTAGAAGTGAACGAACTTTGGTGTCCTTTGAGAGCTTTGAGTCAACAACTATGTTACCGGACTGTCGTGGATGGCTAATGGAAACTGAGAGTCGGAAACAGTTCTGGTGTGTTGCCGCAAGTAGAATGCTCGGGCTTTTTAGTTCGCCTGAAGCAGATGAACCCATAAAAGTTCTGACATTAACCAACTTTCAAGTGGAGACTTTTATCAACGATGTTGACACGTCGATAAATGGCGCTGATTACTCGGTGAGTAATGATAAACATGGTTCTAGTATCGCTGCTTCAATACCCAGGAAGCAGGAGTACGCTATCGCTTTGAAACCGCTCTCCAAGGGAGTCGAGCAACACTTGTTTCTGGTGCCATCAGAGGAAGAGCATTTACTGTGGAGGAAAGCTCTTCGAGCTTCTTGTCCTAGCAAAGTACCGGCGTGCTCACGGAGGGACAAAATGCTCAAACAGAAAAAGATCAGCTTTGAGGAACCCTGTCGAACTGACAGTGGGTTGGGGGACGACTTAGAGCCTCCGCTAGACCACAGGAAAAGGGAATCTGGAGACTCAAAGATTCAAGAGCCGAGGAGTTTTATAAATGGAGCTGTTGATTATGAGAACAGGAGTGATCTCGTAAGTAGCAGAGGAAGTTCCTTTGTGTCGTCAGTGGCAACTCTTGACGACTTGGCGGACTCAAATTCCACCAGCGACAGCAGCACATCAGTCGGCAACAACAGCGCCGTGAATATCTCCGAGTTTGACTTCCCAGACGTTGAGACGAGCTCCTGCGGGAGGCAATCCCTGAATGACAGTGTCTTCCTTGGCACGTCTCAAGAACTTGATCTGAATCAGTGGAGTGACTCGAAGGACACGGACTGCTTCACTAGCGACGGGGATTCCCTCCCAAACTCCCCGCATCCGCGGCCGACTTCATCCAGCATGAGCTCCGCCGGGGACTTTACCGATGGGCCCTGTCGCCCACCGTCTGACCAATCCAAAACCATGATCAGCAAAGTCTCAAAACTCGTTCAACGTGTTGCTCATATGCGACGACCGCGTTCAAATTCCAGTTTGACCCTCGCTCAAATACCCGATTCTAAGATGTCGGGACCGATGCGCAAAAAGGGAAAGTTACGCTGGTACGTCTTAAGTGGAACCTCCTTATACTGCTTCAAGAGCAACTCAAAAGATGAGGAATCAGAAGTGATTTACGATCTATCCTCGTACACTGTTGCCTTGGcaacagaagaaaaagaagacaatCGGTCCATTTGCGTACTTAAACTCACCCACTCATCGGGGAAAAAAGTTCTCTTTACaataaataacatggaaactgcCCAACTGTGGTTTAATTATACACAAGATGCCATAGAGACTAGTACATCCAAATCAAGGTCGGACAGTCAGAGGTCGACGTCCTCAAATCCCGAATCCCAAGGTCTTGAACGGAATCGCTTGTCGCGTCAGAGTTTTGAGGATGGTTATGGCTTCTTCGAACGTCAGAGTTCCTTGCGATGTGTGAAGGATGCTCTACAGAAGGATGCTCTACAGAAGGATGCTCTACAGAATGCTGTGGCCGATTCACCCAAGGTTACAAAACAG GATTCAAGTTCAGGAAGCTCAGGATGTAATGAGGAGAACCGGGAAGGAGGTTCACTGTCTGACCAT GAGAGCGTCACCCCACCAGCGACCCACTGGGCTTCTTCAGAGGATCTCTCGTCGTCGGTGGAGTTCACCGAGAAGAAGAGTCACCCAGCAATCCGCTTCATCATGAAACGCTCCAGTAAATATCAGCTTCTGAGTAAACGCTCCCTCCGACAGATGCCCATCCCGGCAGCTGATATTGTAGACCCTACCATGACGGGACTACTGAGTGTGTATGTGCAGAACAAAGGCTCATGGAAAAA ATATTGGACGGTCCTGAAAGATGACTGGTTGTATTTTTACAAGCGTCCATCGGATACATCAACCAGTGATATAATTGATATACCTCGCTATACGATTCAACAAGAGCGAAGGATGGCTGACAGCACACCTCTCACACAGCAGAGATTCATTTTCAGCGTGACGGATGAAGAC GGATCTGATCGTGCCATTTTAATGGCCGATACGGAGAAAGACACCCGAGCCTGGATGAACAAGCTCAAGTCTCAAGCCAAACAACGTCGGAGTACAACGCTGGATGGTCTTAACCTGGAGAGTGGACAGTCCGCTTTGCTACATACATCAG ATTCCCACAGTAAACCACAAAAATGGCAGACAAACCAAGCTGAGATTCACAAGCAGAGACTACTGCATGAATTAGTCCTTCAGCAGAACCAGGGtggacaacagagggcagcagacccTTCTAAG TCCGAGTTGGAGAACCCAGAAGTAACCAAGAAGAGAGCTGAGATCCTTACCAAGTACCAGAAGGCCAACGATAACGAAGAGGAGGAACAAGTGCGCCTGATGACTCTTCTCAATCGACGCCGGATGTCTGCACAGGTCAAGAAGGACGTCTTGGAGAGGACGATGGCGAGTAGAGCAAAGAAGAGGATGGAGAGGATCGGGAGCGTCGAGGAAGCCTCCATGGAGGAACAGATCAGGACCTTGAATGCGAGACTTGCAGGGATTGAGGCGGAGATGCACGCCAAGAGCTTCCAAAAGAGGAGCCGCGTTCAATCCCTGAAGGATAAAGAAGACTTAGAGCTGCAGCTGCTGGAGCAGAAGGAGAGGCTGTCCCGCTATCGACTGAAAACTCATGACGCTCTGCAGAGCACCTCGGATCTCAACAGCACTCTCGAAGAGATGGATGAGGACACTGCTGACTGTGGCGAGGATTCAGCAGAATCCCCAAAGAGGCGGGAATCACCATCGTTGCTGGAGGGCAAAGATGATGAAAGGGATTGTAGAGACCGAACACTGGGGGAGAAGGCCAGCCAGAGGTTGTCACCATCCGTGCAGAGGAAAAATGCAGATGATGACTCACAAACTGATAAATCGCCAAATACTCGCCGCAGAAGACTTCTGCCTTTGCTGCCTGATAAAGCAGAGCCTAAACTAAACTCAGCTGAGGGAAAGGGTGACGTACCCGGCAGGTCAAGCCATCAACAAGAAACACTCAGTAGAACTTGGGAGAAATCGCCCAGTGTCAATCGTAAATCGCTGTCAGAGCTGGATTATTTGCGGCAGCGAAGTTTGAGTGATGTCTTGGAACGGAAGTCTCCAAGTCCCACACACAGTAGAAAGATCAGCGTGGAAGCGCGGTTATTGCCAGACACGAATAATGTAACCACCTCGAAACTAGAGGCAACCCACAGGAGCGACTCGGTACCCCATCTGCCGCAAGCCTCCCCGGAGGTTAGAAGGGGACTGAGGACAATGAAACACTCTGTATCCAGCTCAGACATGAGCCACGCTATCACGAAGAGTCCAGGCCAGAGAAGGGGTAAGGAGCATCACGGCACCGGTGCCCAGAGCTCGCCAAAACCCCGCCGTAAAATCAGCGTCCCGATCAGGATGCCTTCTATGGACAACTTCTTCAGCTCCTCCTCAACGAAAGGAAACAAGGACAAAGTGCGGAAGATCAGCTCTCACAGCAGCTTATCCAACATTACCAAAGGGACATACAAAGTGCTGCCTCAAAACGGCGACACCAGGAGCCTTTCCAGCTCTTCATCGTCAATCCACTTGAGTACACCTACCTCCAGCGGCTCGCCGGATATCAACGGGAACATGCATCACCGTGGTAAAGGTCATGGAGGTCAAGTAGAGGAAATAGATCCAGAAGTCTTACGGGACATTGAG GAGTTTGAAATGATGGCACGCAAGGCACTAAGGGATGCTGGATGGACCTTCAGAATGTAG